In Mycolicibacterium mucogenicum DSM 44124, the following are encoded in one genomic region:
- the guaB gene encoding IMP dehydrogenase codes for MSIAESSVPISVPVPTGGDDPTKVAMLGLTFDDVLLLPAASDIIPATADTSSQLTRNIRLRVPLVSSAMDTVTESRMAIAMARAGGMGVLHRNLPLSEQAAQVETVKRSEAGMVTDPVTCSPSNTLAEVDAMCARFRISGLPVVDTTGQLVGIITNRDMRFEVDQDKAVAEVMTKAPLITAQEGVSAEAALGLLRRHKIEKLPIVDGHGKLTGLITVKDFVKTEQFPLATKDSDGRLLVGAAVGVGDDAWTRAMTLADAGVDVLIVDTAHAHNRGVLDMVARLKKAVGEKIEVVGGNVATRSAAAALCEAGADAVKVGVGPGSICTTRVIAGVGAPQITAILEATAACRPYGVPVIADGGLQYSGDIAKALAAGASTAMLGSLLAGTAESPGDLIFVNGKQFKSYRGMGSLGAMQGRGQGKSYSKDRYFQDDVLSEDKLVPEGIEGRVPFRGPLSTVIHQLTGGLRAAMGYTGSATIEQLQQAQFVQITAAGLKESHPHDITMTVEAPNYSSR; via the coding sequence ATGTCGATCGCTGAAAGCAGCGTTCCCATCTCCGTTCCGGTGCCGACCGGCGGTGACGATCCGACCAAGGTCGCGATGCTCGGGCTGACCTTCGACGACGTCCTTCTGCTGCCCGCGGCGTCCGACATCATCCCGGCCACCGCCGATACGTCCAGCCAGTTGACGCGCAACATCCGGCTGCGGGTGCCGCTCGTCAGCTCGGCCATGGACACCGTTACCGAGTCGCGGATGGCCATCGCGATGGCTCGTGCCGGCGGCATGGGCGTGCTGCACCGCAACCTGCCGCTGAGCGAGCAGGCCGCACAGGTCGAGACCGTCAAGCGGTCCGAGGCCGGCATGGTCACCGACCCGGTCACCTGCTCGCCGAGCAACACCCTGGCCGAGGTCGACGCCATGTGCGCCCGCTTCCGGATCTCCGGCCTGCCCGTCGTGGACACGACAGGGCAGCTCGTCGGCATCATCACGAACCGCGACATGCGCTTCGAGGTCGACCAGGACAAGGCCGTCGCCGAGGTGATGACCAAGGCTCCGCTGATCACCGCCCAGGAGGGCGTCTCGGCCGAGGCCGCGCTGGGTCTGCTGCGCCGGCACAAGATCGAGAAGCTGCCGATCGTCGACGGACACGGCAAGCTCACCGGGCTGATCACCGTCAAGGACTTCGTCAAGACCGAGCAGTTCCCGCTGGCCACCAAGGACAGCGACGGCCGTCTGCTGGTCGGTGCCGCGGTCGGTGTCGGTGACGACGCCTGGACGCGCGCCATGACGCTGGCCGACGCCGGTGTCGACGTCCTGATCGTCGACACCGCGCACGCCCACAACCGTGGCGTGCTGGACATGGTCGCCCGCCTCAAGAAGGCCGTGGGCGAGAAGATCGAGGTCGTGGGCGGAAACGTCGCCACCCGGTCCGCCGCCGCCGCACTGTGCGAGGCCGGCGCCGACGCCGTCAAGGTGGGTGTCGGGCCCGGCTCCATCTGCACCACCCGCGTGATCGCCGGTGTCGGCGCTCCGCAGATCACCGCGATCCTCGAGGCGACGGCCGCGTGCCGTCCCTACGGCGTGCCGGTGATCGCCGACGGCGGCCTGCAGTACTCGGGCGACATCGCCAAGGCGCTGGCCGCCGGTGCCTCGACGGCCATGCTCGGCTCGCTGCTGGCCGGTACCGCCGAATCGCCGGGTGACCTGATCTTCGTCAACGGCAAGCAGTTCAAGAGCTACCGCGGCATGGGGTCGCTCGGCGCCATGCAGGGCCGCGGTCAGGGCAAGTCCTACTCCAAGGACCGCTACTTCCAGGACGACGTGCTGTCCGAAGACAAGCTGGTGCCCGAGGGCATCGAGGGCCGGGTGCCGTTCCGCGGTCCGCTGTCCACCGTCATTCACCAGCTCACCGGCGGTCTGCGGGCTGCCATGGGCTACACCGGTTCGGCCACCATCGAGCAACTGCAGCAGGCGCAGTTCGTGCAGATCACGGCGGCGGGCTTGAAGGAAAGCCACCCGCACGACATCACGATGACCGTCGAAGCACCGAACTATTCCTCGCGCTAA
- a CDS encoding DUF5319 domain-containing protein, translating into MRDHLPPGLPPDPFADDPMDPSAVLDALEPGQPLDPQERMAVEADLADLAVYETLLAHKGIRGLVVCCDECQQDHYHDWDMLRANLLQLLVDGTVRPHEPAYDPEPDAYVTWDYCRGYADASLNEATSEHDGYR; encoded by the coding sequence GTGCGTGACCACCTGCCGCCGGGCTTGCCACCCGACCCGTTCGCCGACGATCCCATGGACCCGTCGGCCGTTCTGGATGCGCTGGAGCCCGGACAACCCCTGGACCCGCAGGAACGCATGGCCGTCGAGGCCGATCTCGCCGATCTGGCAGTGTACGAAACACTGTTGGCGCACAAAGGCATTCGCGGCCTCGTCGTCTGTTGTGACGAATGTCAGCAGGACCATTACCACGACTGGGACATGCTGCGGGCGAACCTGCTGCAGCTGCTGGTCGACGGCACCGTCCGTCCCCACGAGCCGGCCTACGATCCCGAGCCTGATGCTTACGTGACGTGGGACTACTGCCGCGGTTATGCCGATGCCTCGCTCAACGAGGCGACCTCGGAGCACGACGGCTACCGCTGA